GCCAGCTCGCCCGAAGACTACATAAGCCAAGTTCCAAAAGAACACCAAAGTGCTCTAAAAAAGCTACGGCAAGTTATCAATGCCCATTTGCCAAAAGGTTTTGAGGAAGGCATACAGTACGGTATGATTGGGTTTTATGTGCCGCATTCGGTTTATCCCGATGGATACCATTGCAATCCAAAAGCACCCTTGCCTTTTATGAGTTTTGCTTCCCAAAAAAACTCAATAAACCTATACCATAATGGTATTTATGCAATACCAGAAATTCACGATTGGTTTGTAGACGAATATCCAAAACGCTGCACAGGAAAATTGGATATGGGCAAAAGTTGTATCCGTTTTAAAAAAGTAGACCACATTCCCTATGACTTAATTGCCGAACTATGTACAAAACTTTCAGCGGATGAATGGATTGCCGTTTACGAGGCTAACATCAAGAAGAAATAACCAAAACCACAAATATTATGAAACTAGGAGCATTTTCAATAAGCTTGAGCGTAAAAGACATAAAGGCTTCAAAAAAATTCTACGAAACTTTGGGTTTTGAAAAGTTTGCGGGCGATTTAGAGCAAAATCACCTTATCATGAAAAACGGTAATGCCCTTATTGGACTTTTTCAGGGCATGTTCGAACAGAATATTATAACGTTTAACCCGGGCTGGGATGAAAGTGCGAATACAGTTGAGCCGTTTGATGATGTTAGGGCGATTCAGAAACATTTAAAGAACAATAATCTTAAATTAGAAAGAGAGGCAGACGAAAGTACAACTGGCCCAGCGAGTACTGTTTTATTCGACCCAGATGGAAATGTTATTTTAATTGATCAACACGTATAATTTCCAACTATTAAATTATGAAAAAACGCGTAACAGGTATTGGTGGATTGTTTTTTAAAACAAGCAATCCAGAAGCGACTAAAGCATGGTACAAAAAGCATTTAGGCTTTAATACAGACGATTATGGTTGTACCTTTTGGTGGAAGGATAAACAAGGCAACGATTGCTCAACACAATGGAGTGTTTTTCCTGAGGATACCAAATATTACGAGCCTTCGACAAAAGACTTTATGGTTAATTACCGCGTTGAAAACCTCAAAGCATTGTTAAAAACATTAAGAGAAGAAGGCGTAACCATTGTTGGCGAAATCGAAGAATACGAGTATGGTAAATTTGGCTGGATTTTAGATAGAGATGGCAATAAAATAGAGCTTTGGGAACCAGTTGACCAAGCTTTTTTGTAATTTCGTTTTTCAAAAATACAGCTATTGTCTTATTTAGAAACCCTTCAATCTTTTCAGTTAACGGCATGGCAATGGGCAGCCATTGGTTTTGCGGTTTTTTTATTAGGCCTATCCAAATCGGGTATTAAAGGAATTGGAATCATCATAGTAGTTATTTTGGCTTTTGTATTTGGCGAAAAAGCTTCAACAGGGGTTTTGTTGCCCATGCTTATA
This genomic stretch from Flavobacteriaceae bacterium GSB9 harbors:
- a CDS encoding DUF1801 domain-containing protein, which encodes MQYKASSPEDYISQVPKEHQSALKKLRQVINAHLPKGFEEGIQYGMIGFYVPHSVYPDGYHCNPKAPLPFMSFASQKNSINLYHNGIYAIPEIHDWFVDEYPKRCTGKLDMGKSCIRFKKVDHIPYDLIAELCTKLSADEWIAVYEANIKKK
- a CDS encoding VOC family protein — its product is MKLGAFSISLSVKDIKASKKFYETLGFEKFAGDLEQNHLIMKNGNALIGLFQGMFEQNIITFNPGWDESANTVEPFDDVRAIQKHLKNNNLKLEREADESTTGPASTVLFDPDGNVILIDQHV
- a CDS encoding VOC family protein — protein: MKKRVTGIGGLFFKTSNPEATKAWYKKHLGFNTDDYGCTFWWKDKQGNDCSTQWSVFPEDTKYYEPSTKDFMVNYRVENLKALLKTLREEGVTIVGEIEEYEYGKFGWILDRDGNKIELWEPVDQAFL